One genomic window of Ziziphus jujuba cultivar Dongzao chromosome 4, ASM3175591v1 includes the following:
- the LOC107415149 gene encoding uncharacterized protein LOC107415149, which produces MECGRDGWSMISYTGGAQDKSIINRIMLRFRPIAPKPATGAEAPGGSLVDGKKTYLPKGRTKRKYVRVRRNNSGYQRKKTTGRSKDVGDNRVATLQLLPEKSDLEFSKNIRSWGCDEKELDRTAAKNNHHPPEGNLGPPLDMDDNKGARNDKMWDQRVVETWVTVEYVTGKCMDGMMGFGGTDVERISNLEGDTCPGLVSDGMNRVEWVNGAFKRMVKVKVMRGGEEEEGQSWEIRVRLVVKEKLPYSCYSSFSCHVKVEYWLGKDKYTQMMPCDVCKMDGGGFAWRLDVEAALTLGR; this is translated from the coding sequence ATGGAGTGCGGTAGAGATGGATGGAGCATGATAAGTTACACCGGTGGTGCACAGGATAAGTCGATAATCAATCGGATAATGCTCAGATTCCGTCCAATCGCTCCGAAACCCGCGACCGGAGCCGAGGCTCCGGGCGGTTCGCTTGTTGACGGTAAAAAAACGTACCTTCCGAAAGGGAGAACCAAGAGAAAGTACGTTAGGGTTCGGAGGAACAACAGCGGGTACCAAAGAAAGAAAACGACAGGCCGATCAAAGGACGTAGGGGATAACAGAGTGGCAACGCTGCAACTGTTGCCCGAGAAAAGCGATCTGGAATTCTCCAAAAACATCAGATCTTGGGGGTGCGATGAGAAAGAGTTAGATCGTACGGCTGCAAAAAATAACCACCACCCTCCGGAGGGAAATCTGGGCCCACCGTTGGATATGGACGACAATAAGGGAGCGAGAAACGACAAGATGTGGGATCAGAGGGTTGTGGAAACGTGGGTGACGGTGGAATACGTGACGGGCAAATGCATGGATGGGATGATGGGGTTTGGGGGTACGGACGTGGAGAGAATAAGCAATCTGGAAGGCGACACGTGTCCGGGGTTGGTATCAGACGGTATGAATAGGGTAGAGTGGGTGAATGGGGCATTCAAGAGGATGGTTAAAGTTAAGGTGATGAGAGGAGGTGAGGAAGAGGAAGGGCAGTCATGGGAGATAAGGGTTCGGTTGGTAGTAAAGGAAAAGCTGCCGTACAGCTGTTACTCAAGCTTTAGCTGCCACGTAAAAGTTGAGTATTGGTTGGGAAAGGACAAGTACACTCAGATGATGCCTTGTGATGTGTGTAAGATGGACGGTGGAGGATTTGCATGGAGGCTCGACGTGGAAGCTGCCCTCACTTTGGGCCGCTAA